One Prosthecobacter sp. SYSU 5D2 genomic window carries:
- the glnD gene encoding [protein-PII] uridylyltransferase: protein MTEQEYQRRLEAAGQKVFGKDVPLPRGRTETLKLCKRFLRLKEQRIKQRHRAGAGGVEICRMRSDVTDYIVRLLWQECLATLEPAFRKKLNLSVVAHGGYGRQVMSPGSDVDLTFMLPGNSSSVSTDVAKLIGDFLLYFYDMKLKVGHGTRSVGDCLKLANESMETKTALMEARFLCGKEDAIKEFRERFNKECMEGREAEFLKLRQEDLASRHGKYGGTNCVQEPNVKNGCGGLRDYQNLIWMTYAKLGTLNPHDLVKKELMTPAGWRELEQAYDFILRTRNEMHYTEKRASDILTLRLQGFVATNLGYRHKRILRRIEAFMREYYTATRDILQRSSEVMDRFHLQALDDESTRKGLLSFMVRRKTAQKRADKFDGFIARNERLYAEEKTLFKDDPSRLMRLFLHTQKRHLRLSPELFQIVQESFRLVNASFRYNKGIRETFEAILSNKGDVARVMRQMHRVGFLGRYMPEFGALTCLVQHEFFHRYTADEHTLRTLDMLDELSGPPKAGLSLYQTLFHEVNQPSILYLALLLHDAGRAANAKAHDAESTLMADAVCRRLQIKGERRKMLLFLVDNHLLMYRTATTTNLDDPKVIGEFSRIVRTKEYLDALLVMTYADSKGTSEASWSGYKEASIRQLYHNTLQFMDAPADFMRRAAVPMDKVRAEVVKELGPDFDLEISAHFQYMPRSYFNFRETAQIAEHIRQFRQFFTQLMKEEAEAGLLSVMTWTDHVEQGYSELTVTCWDRHLLLARISGALSAESINILSADLYQRGDNVVLDIFRVCNTNFAAVTSKTARQRVEASVRQAFLAQKFDFGQAIAKTRKSLPGYDEVMAEIPQRVYINNELSPDQTIIELQVVDRLGLLYDVFMAIGNMGHNVTHARIGTEKGVAIDSIYVQDENGRKLKDREILDALQRRIEEAVFG, encoded by the coding sequence ATGACTGAACAGGAGTATCAACGCCGTCTCGAGGCGGCAGGCCAAAAAGTGTTTGGAAAGGACGTGCCCCTGCCTCGCGGACGCACGGAGACCCTCAAGCTCTGCAAACGCTTCCTGCGCCTCAAGGAGCAGCGCATCAAGCAGCGGCACCGCGCGGGTGCCGGCGGTGTGGAGATCTGCCGCATGCGCTCGGATGTCACGGATTACATTGTCCGTCTCCTGTGGCAGGAGTGCCTAGCCACGCTGGAGCCGGCATTTAGGAAGAAGCTGAACCTCAGCGTCGTCGCCCATGGAGGTTATGGCCGCCAGGTCATGAGCCCGGGCAGTGATGTGGACCTCACCTTCATGCTGCCGGGGAACAGCTCCAGCGTCTCCACCGACGTGGCCAAGCTCATCGGCGATTTCCTGCTCTACTTTTACGACATGAAACTCAAGGTCGGCCATGGCACCCGCAGCGTTGGGGACTGTCTGAAGCTGGCCAATGAGAGCATGGAGACGAAAACCGCCCTTATGGAAGCCCGTTTCCTCTGCGGCAAGGAGGATGCCATCAAGGAATTCCGGGAGCGTTTTAACAAGGAGTGCATGGAAGGCCGCGAGGCGGAGTTTCTCAAGCTGCGCCAGGAGGATCTGGCCTCCCGCCATGGCAAATACGGTGGCACCAACTGCGTGCAGGAACCCAATGTGAAAAATGGCTGCGGAGGCCTGCGAGATTACCAGAATCTCATCTGGATGACCTATGCCAAGCTGGGCACGCTGAATCCTCATGACTTGGTCAAAAAAGAGCTCATGACCCCCGCAGGCTGGCGGGAGCTGGAGCAGGCCTATGATTTCATCCTGCGCACGCGCAATGAAATGCACTACACGGAGAAACGCGCTAGCGACATCCTCACCCTCCGCCTCCAGGGCTTCGTCGCCACCAATCTGGGCTACCGCCACAAGCGCATCCTCCGCCGGATCGAGGCCTTCATGCGCGAGTATTATACCGCCACCCGCGACATCCTGCAGCGCAGCAGCGAGGTTATGGACCGGTTTCACCTCCAGGCGCTGGATGATGAAAGCACCCGCAAAGGCCTGCTCAGTTTCATGGTGCGGCGCAAGACGGCGCAAAAGCGGGCAGATAAATTCGATGGTTTCATCGCCAGAAACGAGCGCCTCTATGCCGAAGAAAAAACGCTTTTCAAAGATGATCCATCACGGCTCATGCGCCTCTTCCTGCACACGCAGAAGCGCCATTTGCGGCTCAGTCCGGAGCTTTTCCAGATCGTCCAGGAAAGTTTCCGCCTGGTGAACGCCAGCTTCCGGTATAACAAAGGCATCCGCGAGACTTTTGAGGCCATCCTTTCCAACAAGGGAGATGTGGCCCGCGTGATGCGCCAGATGCACCGCGTGGGTTTTTTGGGGCGTTACATGCCGGAGTTTGGTGCTCTGACCTGCCTGGTCCAGCATGAGTTCTTCCACCGCTACACCGCAGATGAGCATACGCTGCGCACGCTTGACATGCTGGATGAGCTCAGCGGTCCGCCCAAAGCCGGGCTCAGCCTTTACCAGACCCTCTTCCATGAGGTAAACCAGCCTTCCATCCTTTACCTGGCGCTGCTTCTTCATGATGCAGGCCGCGCTGCCAATGCCAAGGCGCACGATGCGGAAAGCACCCTCATGGCCGATGCCGTCTGCCGCCGACTCCAGATCAAAGGCGAGCGGCGCAAGATGCTTCTGTTCCTGGTGGACAACCACCTGCTGATGTACCGCACGGCCACCACCACTAATCTGGATGACCCCAAGGTCATTGGCGAATTCTCCCGCATCGTCCGCACCAAGGAATATTTGGACGCCCTCTTGGTCATGACCTATGCGGATTCCAAAGGCACCAGCGAGGCGAGCTGGTCCGGGTACAAGGAGGCGTCCATCCGCCAGCTATATCACAACACCCTCCAGTTCATGGATGCCCCGGCGGACTTCATGCGCCGCGCCGCCGTGCCCATGGATAAAGTGCGAGCCGAGGTGGTCAAAGAACTTGGCCCCGATTTTGATCTGGAAATCAGCGCCCACTTCCAGTACATGCCGCGCAGTTATTTCAACTTCCGCGAGACGGCCCAGATCGCCGAGCACATCCGCCAGTTCCGGCAGTTCTTCACCCAGTTGATGAAGGAGGAGGCCGAAGCCGGCCTGCTTTCCGTCATGACCTGGACCGACCATGTCGAGCAGGGTTATAGCGAACTCACCGTCACCTGCTGGGACCGCCATCTTCTCCTCGCCCGCATTTCTGGTGCCCTCTCGGCGGAAAGCATCAACATCCTCAGTGCGGACCTCTACCAGCGCGGGGATAACGTCGTTCTGGATATCTTCCGGGTCTGCAACACCAACTTCGCCGCCGTGACCAGCAAGACGGCCCGCCAGCGGGTGGAGGCCTCCGTCAGGCAGGCCTTCCTGGCCCAGAAGTTTGACTTTGGTCAGGCCATAGCCAAAACCCGCAAATCCCTCCCCGGTTATGACGAGGTGATGGCTGAGATTCCTCAGCGAGTTTACATCAACAACGAGCTGTCACCGGACCAGACGATCATCGAGCTTCAGGTCGTGGACCGTCTGGGGCTTTTGTATGACGTCTTCATGGCCATCGGCAACATGGGCCACAACGTCACCCATGCCCGCATCGGCACGGAAAAGGGCGTCGCCATTGACTCCATTTATGTCCAGGATGAAAATGGACGGAAGCTCAAGGACCGGGAAATTCTGGACGCCCTGCAAAGGAGAATCGAAGAAGCGGTATTCGGCTGA
- a CDS encoding VCBS repeat-containing protein — MLRLLLLAALSVQAAEPSGLYFDGPEVLKLDWNTSSPRAGDFNGDGLQDLVLLNQDRARIEFLLQRKDGPQPGQPERMSRTDRWNPVLEISRLKKEPLVIGHSAWSLAVGDWNGDGRPDIAYTTDQDKLVLRTQGKPGDWSQKKEFVLDSTADDSDVLLAVDLNGDGRHDLALLTETRLMLWLQDSPGTWSEPKTYVLGESGCGGLRFGDLNGDGKTDLFYTAPDADALWVRLQKSGTSFGEEWRLEMPESRCWVHPVRLGKETGLAWIRKDTGMVEISRLTTAATEPDSDRAATIRHAMPSTGSKGGATAYGDLNGDGIQDVVLAEPKNARLWFFAGRPGGTFAEGREFPALSGIDGLDIADVDADGKAELLILSPAEKSIGLSRWRKNRLTYPEVIHQTPDTLLTLQTGRVGEAAQPAVLALTEVKSKISLLSLRWNAAEKKFVPTAQELPSSPIKPNGLRIVDANQDGLGDLAVFSPIASMQLLLSQKDAKTPFKRAEGLPDNLLNKLAPTAFSTADLDGDGKPEIIIARDQIARAFRIGTDGKAVTVEQFNAPDSTAQISSVISLPGQDRPTVLLADTANGKLYEMTPGSDAVYRASHTHALSSLTPDETHLITTGQDVGLLLISKTSFEITPLHGRALKLETITTLDSELKDTSATDLLIAPFTNAGTDDLMLVDSGKSRVLEILQADPQMPHTWTSALYFRVFETDPQYRGKTGLVSEPHDYTAIDLNGDGRLDLALLVHDRLLLYVRK; from the coding sequence ATGCTCCGCCTCCTTCTCCTCGCCGCCCTCAGCGTTCAGGCTGCGGAGCCCTCCGGCCTCTATTTTGACGGCCCGGAGGTCCTCAAGCTGGACTGGAACACCTCCAGCCCGCGCGCCGGTGATTTTAATGGAGACGGCTTGCAAGACCTTGTCCTCCTCAACCAGGACCGTGCCCGTATTGAGTTCCTGCTTCAGCGCAAGGACGGCCCGCAGCCCGGCCAGCCGGAGCGCATGTCCCGCACGGACCGCTGGAATCCCGTGCTGGAAATTTCCCGCCTCAAAAAAGAACCCCTCGTCATCGGACACAGCGCCTGGTCATTGGCTGTGGGGGACTGGAATGGCGACGGCCGCCCGGACATCGCCTACACGACGGACCAGGACAAGCTCGTGCTGCGCACCCAGGGCAAGCCCGGCGACTGGAGCCAGAAAAAGGAGTTTGTCCTCGATTCCACCGCCGATGATTCCGATGTCCTCCTCGCGGTGGATCTCAACGGTGACGGTCGCCATGATCTCGCCCTCCTCACGGAGACCCGGCTCATGCTCTGGCTGCAAGATTCTCCAGGCACCTGGAGCGAACCCAAAACCTACGTTCTGGGCGAGAGCGGTTGTGGGGGGCTCCGTTTTGGGGATCTGAATGGCGATGGCAAAACGGACCTGTTTTATACCGCACCAGATGCGGATGCCCTCTGGGTCCGCCTGCAAAAAAGCGGCACCAGTTTTGGGGAAGAGTGGCGTCTGGAAATGCCGGAAAGCCGCTGCTGGGTCCATCCTGTCCGTCTGGGTAAAGAAACCGGTCTCGCCTGGATCCGCAAGGACACAGGCATGGTGGAAATCTCCCGTCTCACCACCGCCGCCACCGAGCCGGATTCCGACCGCGCCGCCACCATCCGCCACGCCATGCCCTCCACCGGCAGCAAAGGAGGGGCCACTGCCTATGGCGACCTGAATGGTGACGGCATCCAGGATGTCGTCCTTGCCGAACCCAAAAACGCCCGCCTCTGGTTCTTCGCCGGCCGTCCAGGCGGCACCTTTGCGGAGGGACGTGAGTTTCCCGCTCTCAGCGGTATTGACGGTCTTGACATCGCTGATGTGGATGCCGATGGCAAAGCCGAGCTTCTCATCCTCAGCCCGGCGGAAAAAAGCATTGGCCTGTCCCGCTGGCGGAAAAACCGTCTCACTTATCCGGAGGTCATCCATCAGACCCCGGACACCCTGCTCACTCTCCAAACTGGACGCGTGGGGGAGGCAGCCCAGCCTGCGGTGCTGGCCCTCACCGAGGTCAAAAGCAAGATCAGCCTCCTGTCCCTGCGCTGGAATGCCGCAGAGAAAAAATTCGTCCCCACTGCCCAGGAACTTCCGAGCTCGCCCATCAAGCCCAACGGCCTGCGCATTGTCGATGCCAACCAGGACGGCCTGGGGGATCTCGCCGTCTTTTCACCCATCGCCTCCATGCAGCTTCTGCTCAGTCAGAAGGATGCCAAAACCCCCTTCAAGCGTGCCGAAGGCCTCCCGGACAATTTACTCAACAAGCTTGCCCCCACCGCCTTCAGCACCGCCGATCTGGATGGCGATGGCAAGCCGGAGATCATCATCGCCCGGGACCAGATCGCCCGCGCCTTCCGCATCGGGACGGATGGCAAGGCTGTGACGGTGGAGCAGTTCAACGCGCCCGATTCCACCGCCCAGATCAGCTCCGTCATCAGCCTTCCCGGGCAGGACCGCCCCACCGTCCTCCTGGCGGATACGGCCAATGGCAAATTGTATGAGATGACCCCTGGCAGCGATGCCGTCTATCGAGCCAGCCATACCCACGCACTGTCCAGCCTCACTCCGGATGAAACCCATCTCATCACCACCGGCCAGGACGTCGGCCTCCTCCTCATCTCCAAAACCAGCTTTGAAATCACCCCGCTCCATGGCCGCGCCCTCAAGCTGGAGACCATAACTACCCTGGACAGCGAGCTGAAGGACACCTCCGCCACCGACCTCCTCATCGCTCCCTTCACCAATGCCGGCACCGATGACCTCATGCTGGTGGATTCCGGTAAAAGCCGCGTGCTTGAGATCCTCCAGGCCGATCCCCAAATGCCCCACACCTGGACCAGCGCCCTCTACTTCCGCGTCTTCGAAACCGACCCTCAGTATCGTGGCAAAACCGGTCTCGTCAGCGAGCCTCACGACTACACCGCCATTGACCTCAATGGCGATGGCCGGCTCGACCTCGCCCTCCTTGTCCACGACCGGCTCCTCCTCTACGTCAGGAAGTAA
- a CDS encoding trypsin-like peptidase domain-containing protein, which translates to MIIKRTRGIWGALFISVAGSAIFAAPPVKVTLKNGAQVQGEILRERDDVLMLDLGFTVLNVPRQEIAAQEVTGPQKQAAASVVQGEDMYFVEPGREPLPMDKNVLRVGEAVVQIQTSSGLGSGFIINRLGHVVTNQHVIAGEREISVVVYREKNGGLEKQVFPKIRIIAMNGFLDLAILQIDDVAAKKLSFVPLGDSDLLTQGQPVFAIGSPLGLERSVSQGIVSVRARETRGAWSIQSTTQINPGNSGGPLFNARGEVVGVNNMKLAGVGVEGLGFSIPANLLKQFLKNRDAFAFDPRNPNSGFRYLSPPAPASAKSPKPQDPQS; encoded by the coding sequence GTGATCATAAAAAGGACCAGGGGTATTTGGGGAGCGCTCTTTATCAGCGTTGCAGGCAGCGCCATTTTTGCAGCCCCGCCCGTCAAGGTCACTCTCAAAAACGGTGCCCAGGTGCAGGGAGAGATCCTGCGCGAGCGGGATGACGTCCTCATGCTGGACCTCGGTTTTACCGTCTTGAACGTCCCCCGGCAGGAGATCGCCGCCCAGGAAGTCACCGGTCCGCAGAAGCAGGCCGCCGCCAGCGTCGTCCAGGGAGAGGACATGTATTTTGTCGAGCCTGGCAGGGAGCCTCTGCCCATGGATAAAAATGTCCTGAGAGTCGGTGAAGCCGTCGTGCAGATCCAGACCTCTTCCGGCCTTGGCTCCGGCTTCATCATCAACCGCCTCGGCCACGTTGTCACCAACCAGCACGTCATCGCCGGAGAGCGCGAAATTTCCGTGGTCGTCTATCGCGAGAAAAATGGCGGCCTGGAAAAGCAAGTGTTCCCCAAGATCCGCATCATCGCCATGAACGGTTTCCTGGATCTCGCCATCCTGCAAATTGATGATGTTGCCGCAAAAAAGCTGTCCTTTGTGCCGCTGGGCGATTCGGATCTGCTCACGCAGGGCCAGCCGGTTTTTGCCATCGGCAGCCCCCTGGGGCTGGAGCGTTCCGTTTCCCAGGGCATCGTCAGTGTGCGCGCACGCGAGACCCGCGGTGCCTGGTCCATCCAGAGCACCACCCAGATCAATCCAGGCAATTCCGGCGGCCCCCTTTTCAATGCCCGGGGGGAGGTGGTGGGCGTTAATAACATGAAGCTCGCCGGTGTGGGCGTGGAGGGCCTCGGCTTTTCCATTCCTGCCAACTTGCTGAAACAATTCCTGAAAAACCGGGATGCTTTTGCTTTCGACCCGCGCAATCCCAACAGCGGCTTCCGTTACCTCAGTCCCCCGGCCCCAGCCTCTGCCAAATCTCCTAAACCCCAAGACCCCCAGTCATGA
- a CDS encoding adenine phosphoribosyltransferase yields the protein MSPDSLERLRTTIRDVPDFPQPGILFKDITPVLADAELLKSAISGMAEVFAGQQVDKVVGIDARGFIFGAMLAQALGAGFVPVRKKGKLPWKTRGVDYSLEYGTNSVEIHLDALAPGERVVLADDLLATGGTAGAALELIRESGAELLGSVFFIELAFLCGREKLEGRGPIHSLLTF from the coding sequence ATGTCTCCCGACTCCCTTGAACGCCTTCGCACCACCATCCGGGATGTGCCGGATTTTCCGCAGCCCGGAATCCTTTTCAAGGACATCACCCCGGTACTGGCGGATGCGGAACTCTTAAAATCCGCAATCAGCGGTATGGCGGAGGTTTTTGCCGGGCAGCAGGTGGACAAAGTTGTAGGCATTGACGCACGCGGATTCATCTTCGGTGCCATGCTGGCCCAGGCGCTGGGGGCGGGCTTTGTACCGGTGCGTAAAAAAGGCAAGCTGCCCTGGAAAACACGCGGGGTGGATTACAGCCTGGAATATGGCACCAACAGTGTGGAAATACACCTGGATGCCCTGGCCCCCGGGGAGCGCGTGGTGCTCGCGGATGACCTGCTGGCCACCGGCGGCACCGCTGGCGCGGCTTTGGAGCTGATTCGCGAATCCGGGGCAGAACTGCTCGGTTCCGTATTTTTCATTGAACTGGCCTTCCTTTGCGGTCGGGAAAAGCTGGAGGGCCGGGGGCCGATCCATTCATTGCTGACATTTTAA
- the leuC gene encoding 3-isopropylmalate dehydratase large subunit — protein MGKTLFEKVWESHVVGTLANGQTQLLIDTHLVHEVTSPQAFGMLRDLNLKVAYPHRTFATVDHIVPTDSQVSPFSDPLAEAMIQELNKNAKEFGVTYFSLASGKQGIVHVVGPEQGITQPGTTIACGDSHTATHGAFGAIAFGIGTTQVRDILATQTMALGKMKVRRINVDGKLRPGVYSKDVALHIIRLLGAGGGVGYAYEYGGNVFDEFTMEERMTVCNMSIEGGARCGYVNPDDTTFEYLKGRPYSPKGDEWESTVAKWRLTASDADAKYDDIVNIRAEDVPPTVTWGTSPDQAISVTENIPTAESATTEPARISIQDALDYMKLSGGEPIKGTKIDVAFIGSCTNGRLSDFREVAKFIKGKKVAANVKAIAVPGSQIVDAMARQEGLDKVFSEAGFEWRGAGCSMCLAMNPDKLIGDQLCASSSNRNFKGRQGSSTGRTVLMSPVMVAAAALTGSIADAREVFSIAG, from the coding sequence ATGGGCAAAACACTCTTCGAAAAAGTCTGGGAATCACACGTCGTCGGAACTCTCGCCAACGGACAGACGCAGCTTCTCATTGATACGCACCTTGTGCACGAAGTGACCAGCCCGCAGGCTTTCGGCATGCTGCGCGATCTGAATCTGAAAGTGGCCTACCCGCACCGCACCTTCGCGACGGTGGATCACATCGTGCCGACAGACAGCCAGGTTTCCCCTTTTTCCGACCCCCTCGCCGAGGCGATGATCCAGGAGCTGAACAAGAACGCCAAGGAATTTGGCGTGACGTATTTCAGCCTGGCCAGCGGCAAGCAGGGCATCGTCCACGTGGTGGGGCCTGAGCAGGGCATCACCCAGCCAGGAACGACCATCGCCTGCGGTGACTCCCACACGGCGACACACGGTGCCTTTGGTGCCATCGCCTTCGGCATCGGCACGACACAAGTGCGGGACATTCTTGCCACACAAACGATGGCGCTGGGCAAAATGAAGGTCCGCCGCATCAATGTGGACGGCAAGCTGCGCCCAGGCGTGTATTCCAAGGACGTGGCCCTGCACATCATCCGCCTGCTGGGCGCTGGTGGTGGGGTCGGCTATGCCTATGAATACGGTGGCAATGTCTTTGACGAGTTCACGATGGAAGAGCGCATGACCGTCTGCAACATGAGCATCGAAGGCGGTGCCCGCTGCGGGTATGTGAATCCGGATGATACGACTTTTGAATACCTCAAAGGCCGCCCATATTCCCCGAAAGGCGATGAGTGGGAGTCCACGGTGGCCAAATGGCGCCTGACCGCTTCTGATGCTGATGCCAAGTATGATGACATCGTCAACATCCGCGCGGAAGACGTTCCTCCGACGGTGACCTGGGGCACCAGCCCCGACCAGGCCATCTCCGTGACGGAAAACATTCCCACGGCGGAAAGCGCCACGACCGAGCCTGCACGCATCTCCATCCAGGATGCCCTGGACTACATGAAGCTTTCTGGCGGCGAACCGATCAAGGGAACGAAGATTGATGTGGCTTTCATCGGCTCCTGCACCAACGGCCGTCTGAGCGACTTCCGCGAAGTGGCCAAGTTCATCAAGGGCAAGAAAGTGGCGGCGAATGTGAAAGCCATTGCTGTTCCAGGATCGCAGATCGTGGATGCCATGGCACGCCAGGAAGGTCTGGACAAGGTGTTCTCTGAGGCTGGCTTCGAATGGCGTGGCGCAGGCTGCTCCATGTGCCTGGCGATGAACCCTGACAAGCTCATCGGTGACCAGCTTTGTGCTTCCTCCAGCAACCGCAACTTCAAGGGCCGCCAGGGCAGCAGCACTGGGCGTACCGTTTTGATGTCTCCTGTGATGGTGGCTGCGGCGGCTCTCACCGGCAGCATCGCCGATGCACGCGAGGTGTTCTCCATCGCGGGCTGA
- a CDS encoding acetylxylan esterase, with translation MSSHPTPHRREFLQTTGLSLLSLPVLSQWSTGTTMAAEAAKSVTAEAALPPLNRFPRMMQEWLVDQVRETETRGNARREALKTKADAEAYVKSVQERIRQSFGPMPEETPLNAKITSTVERDAYRIENIVFESRPGYLVTGNLYLPKGRSGKMPATVGVCGHSVNGKAAEAYQSFAQGLARQGHICFIIDPVGQGERFQYLKEGSLKSRLGGGVSEHIQMGNNQTLVGEFLGSWFAWDGIRALDYLLTRDEVDPAHLGVTGNSGGGTQTTWLCGLEPRFTMGAPSCFITTFRRNVENELPADTEQCPPQALALDLDHSDFLAAMAPKPVIIMAQEKDFFDARGSAEAYERLKRLYTLLGKPENIQLHIGPDPHGYSQSNREAMYRFFNKVTGASDAQTEPALTIEKDEVLHCAPKGQVVELQSRTLMSFTQEKAETLAKARKSLKGEALKAAVKDVLRLPELPATAPDYGILRSAGTRKYPAKAYCVYTVETEPGVQALVTRIQEESLTSRMPGSAMKAVLYVSHRSADAELRDEALVQTLIQENPEAAFYTCDVRGIGESQPNTCGSNQFLRPYGSQYFYAAHGLMLNRPLLGQRVFDVLRVIQALRAAGHEEVHLAGRGWGALPAAFAALLTVDVKQVTLKNALSSYHEVATNPEYQWPYAVMLPNVLAHFDLPDCYAALAGKKLQNLEPWGAEDGMME, from the coding sequence ATGTCCAGCCACCCGACCCCACACCGCCGCGAATTTTTGCAAACCACCGGACTGAGCCTGCTCAGCCTGCCGGTGCTGTCCCAATGGAGCACGGGCACAACGATGGCCGCAGAGGCAGCCAAGTCGGTGACAGCAGAGGCAGCGCTGCCGCCGCTGAACCGCTTTCCGCGCATGATGCAGGAATGGCTGGTGGACCAGGTGCGTGAGACAGAGACGCGTGGCAATGCCCGGCGTGAGGCGCTGAAAACGAAGGCGGATGCGGAGGCCTATGTGAAGTCTGTACAGGAGCGCATCCGCCAGAGTTTCGGCCCGATGCCGGAAGAGACGCCGCTGAATGCAAAGATCACCAGCACGGTGGAGCGGGATGCCTATCGCATTGAGAACATCGTTTTTGAAAGCCGTCCAGGGTATCTGGTGACAGGGAACCTGTACCTGCCCAAAGGCCGCAGCGGCAAGATGCCAGCGACGGTCGGGGTGTGCGGGCATTCGGTGAACGGCAAGGCGGCGGAGGCCTACCAGAGCTTTGCCCAGGGGCTGGCGCGGCAGGGGCACATCTGTTTCATCATAGATCCCGTGGGGCAGGGCGAGCGGTTTCAGTATCTCAAAGAAGGCAGCCTGAAATCCCGCCTGGGCGGAGGCGTTTCCGAACACATCCAGATGGGCAACAACCAGACGCTGGTGGGGGAGTTTCTCGGTTCTTGGTTTGCCTGGGATGGCATTCGCGCACTGGATTATCTGCTGACGCGCGACGAGGTGGACCCGGCGCATCTGGGCGTGACGGGCAACTCCGGCGGCGGCACGCAGACCACCTGGCTGTGCGGGCTGGAGCCGCGCTTCACCATGGGCGCTCCGTCTTGTTTTATCACCACCTTCCGCCGCAATGTGGAGAACGAACTGCCTGCGGATACGGAGCAGTGCCCGCCGCAAGCCCTGGCGCTGGATCTGGACCACTCCGACTTCCTGGCCGCGATGGCCCCCAAGCCGGTCATCATCATGGCCCAGGAGAAAGACTTCTTCGATGCCCGCGGCTCTGCTGAAGCTTATGAACGGCTCAAGAGGTTATACACTTTGTTAGGCAAGCCGGAGAACATCCAGCTGCACATAGGGCCGGATCCGCATGGGTATTCGCAGTCGAACCGGGAGGCGATGTACCGCTTTTTCAACAAGGTGACCGGGGCCTCCGATGCGCAGACGGAACCGGCGTTGACCATCGAAAAAGACGAGGTGCTTCATTGCGCACCCAAGGGGCAGGTGGTGGAGCTGCAATCCCGCACGCTGATGTCCTTTACCCAGGAAAAAGCGGAGACTTTAGCCAAGGCCCGGAAGTCATTGAAAGGCGAGGCTTTGAAAGCGGCGGTTAAGGACGTACTTCGGTTGCCGGAACTGCCAGCCACGGCCCCGGACTACGGCATCCTGCGCAGTGCAGGGACGCGAAAGTATCCGGCCAAGGCGTATTGCGTCTATACGGTGGAGACGGAGCCGGGCGTCCAGGCACTGGTGACGCGTATCCAGGAGGAGTCTCTGACATCGCGGATGCCCGGCTCAGCCATGAAGGCGGTGCTGTATGTCTCGCATCGCTCAGCCGATGCAGAGCTGCGGGATGAGGCGCTTGTGCAGACGCTCATTCAGGAGAATCCTGAGGCGGCCTTTTATACCTGCGATGTGCGCGGCATTGGCGAATCCCAGCCGAACACCTGCGGATCGAACCAGTTTCTGCGACCTTATGGCAGTCAGTATTTTTATGCGGCGCATGGCCTGATGTTGAACCGTCCTTTGTTAGGCCAGCGGGTCTTTGATGTCCTGCGGGTCATCCAGGCGCTGCGTGCGGCGGGGCATGAGGAAGTGCATCTGGCCGGACGTGGCTGGGGCGCACTGCCAGCGGCCTTTGCGGCGCTGCTGACTGTGGATGTAAAGCAGGTGACGCTGAAGAATGCGCTGTCCTCCTATCATGAAGTGGCCACGAACCCTGAATACCAGTGGCCGTATGCCGTGATGCTGCCGAATGTGCTGGCGCATTTTGACCTGCCGGACTGCTATGCGGCGCTGGCCGGGAAGAAGCTGCAAAACCTGGAGCCATGGGGCGCAGAAGATGGCATGATGGAATGA